One genomic window of Corynebacterium diphtheriae includes the following:
- the typA gene encoding translational GTPase TypA, with amino-acid sequence MTRPEFRNVAIVAHVDHGKTTLVDAMLRQSGAFDEHAELVDRVMDSGDLEKEKGITILAKNTAVRRRGAGKDGNDVVINVIDTPGHADFGGEVERALSMVDGVVLLVDASEGPLPQTRFVLGKALAAKMPVVILVNKTDRPDARIDEVVEESQDLLLELASALDDPAAAEAAEQLLDLPVLYASGREGKASTVNPGNGNVPDAEDLQALFDVIYEVMPEPTVNVDGPLQAHVTNLDSSSFLGRIGLIRVHSGSLKKGQQVAWIHYDEEGNQHTKTAKIAELLRTVGVTRVPADEVVAGDIAAISGIDSIMIGDTLADLEHPVALPRITVDEPAISMTIGVNTSPLAGRGGGDKLTARVVKARLEQELIGNVSLRVLPTERPDAWEVQGRGEMALSVLVETMRREGFELTVGKPQVVTQTVDGKLFEPYEHMVIDIPSEYQGNVTQLMAARKGQMLSMDNISDEWVRMEYKVPARGLISFRTMFMTETRGTGIANSYSEGLDEWAGEIKGRATGSLVADRSGQITAYALQQLADRGNFFVEPGTEAYEGMVVGANNRDEDMDVNITREKKLTNMRSATADATVTLAKARSLSLDEAMEFCGQDECVEVTPDVLRVRKVILNATERGRARAREKARNK; translated from the coding sequence TTGACACGTCCAGAGTTTCGTAACGTCGCTATCGTCGCGCACGTTGACCATGGAAAGACCACGCTAGTCGACGCTATGCTGCGCCAGTCCGGAGCCTTCGATGAGCATGCTGAGCTTGTTGACCGCGTGATGGACTCTGGTGACCTTGAAAAAGAAAAAGGCATCACCATCCTCGCAAAGAACACCGCTGTGCGTCGCCGCGGTGCTGGCAAAGATGGCAATGACGTTGTTATTAACGTTATTGACACCCCAGGCCACGCTGACTTCGGTGGCGAGGTAGAACGCGCGCTGTCCATGGTGGACGGCGTTGTTTTGCTTGTTGACGCCTCCGAAGGCCCACTGCCACAGACCCGCTTCGTGCTTGGCAAGGCTTTGGCCGCGAAGATGCCAGTCGTAATTTTGGTGAACAAGACCGATCGTCCAGACGCTCGTATCGACGAGGTTGTCGAAGAGTCTCAGGATCTCCTCCTAGAGTTGGCATCGGCACTCGATGATCCAGCGGCTGCCGAAGCTGCAGAGCAGCTGCTCGACCTGCCAGTTCTTTACGCTTCCGGCCGTGAGGGCAAGGCAAGCACCGTTAACCCTGGCAACGGAAACGTTCCAGACGCTGAGGATCTGCAGGCATTGTTCGACGTGATCTACGAGGTCATGCCAGAGCCAACCGTAAACGTAGATGGCCCACTGCAGGCACACGTGACCAACTTGGACTCCTCTTCCTTCTTGGGTCGTATCGGCCTGATCCGTGTGCACTCCGGTTCTTTGAAGAAGGGCCAGCAAGTTGCGTGGATTCACTACGACGAAGAAGGCAACCAGCACACCAAGACCGCTAAGATCGCAGAATTGCTGCGCACCGTTGGCGTGACCCGTGTTCCTGCAGACGAGGTTGTTGCAGGCGACATTGCTGCTATCTCCGGTATCGACTCCATCATGATCGGTGACACCCTCGCTGATCTTGAGCACCCAGTGGCTCTGCCACGTATCACCGTTGATGAGCCAGCGATCTCCATGACCATCGGTGTGAACACCTCGCCACTTGCTGGCCGTGGTGGCGGCGACAAGCTCACCGCACGTGTGGTCAAGGCACGCCTTGAGCAGGAACTCATCGGTAACGTTTCTCTGCGCGTTTTGCCTACTGAGCGTCCAGACGCTTGGGAGGTTCAGGGCCGCGGCGAAATGGCTCTGTCCGTTCTCGTTGAAACCATGCGTCGCGAAGGCTTCGAGTTGACTGTGGGCAAGCCACAGGTTGTTACTCAGACTGTCGATGGCAAGCTCTTCGAGCCATACGAGCACATGGTCATCGACATTCCTTCCGAGTACCAAGGCAACGTCACCCAGCTCATGGCCGCTAGGAAGGGCCAGATGCTGTCCATGGACAACATCTCCGATGAGTGGGTTCGCATGGAATACAAGGTTCCAGCCCGTGGCCTGATCTCTTTCCGCACCATGTTCATGACCGAAACCCGTGGTACCGGTATCGCAAACTCCTACTCCGAAGGCCTTGACGAGTGGGCTGGCGAAATCAAGGGCCGTGCTACCGGTTCGCTCGTGGCTGACCGCTCCGGTCAGATCACTGCCTACGCACTTCAGCAGCTTGCCGACCGCGGTAACTTCTTCGTCGAGCCAGGCACCGAAGCCTACGAGGGCATGGTTGTTGGTGCCAACAACCGTGACGAGGACATGGATGTTAACATCACCCGTGAAAAGAAGCTGACCAACATGCGTTCCGCAACAGCAGACGCAACCGTCACCTTGGCAAAAGCTCGTAGCCTCTCCTTGGATGAAGCGATGGAGTTCTGTGGCCAAGACGAGTGCGTTGAGGTCACCCCTGACGTGCTGCGCGTACGCAAGGTCATCCTAAATGCAACCGAGCGTGGTCGCGCGCGTGCACGCGAAAAGGCTCGTAACAAGTAA
- the arsC gene encoding arsenate reductase (glutaredoxin) (This arsenate reductase requires both glutathione and glutaredoxin to convert arsenate to arsenite, after which the efflux transporter formed by ArsA and ArsB can extrude the arsenite from the cell, providing resistance.), which produces MITVYHNPRCSTSRKALEYIEQHSDDEVTIIRYLDAPPSEQELRTLLADAHLSPHDAIRTKEAEYKELGLSSTTPESELIKAMVTHPRLIQRPIVATCKGTRIARPTEILKEIL; this is translated from the coding sequence ATGATTACCGTCTATCACAACCCCCGCTGCTCCACCTCGCGCAAAGCCTTGGAGTACATAGAACAACACAGCGACGACGAGGTGACCATCATCCGCTACCTCGACGCCCCTCCTAGTGAACAAGAGCTGCGCACTTTGCTTGCCGACGCCCACCTCAGCCCGCACGACGCAATCCGCACCAAAGAAGCCGAATACAAAGAACTCGGACTCAGCTCCACCACCCCCGAATCAGAGCTAATCAAGGCCATGGTCACCCACCCACGCCTCATTCAGCGCCCAATTGTGGCAACATGCAAGGGAACGCGGATCGCCCGACCAACCGAAATTCTGAAAGAAATTCTCTAG
- a CDS encoding ABC transporter permease, with translation MHNNNFSRRGQEHFVSSVDETGLGAVDAVADESAPTSMWGEAWTYLRRRPLFWVSAALIFLALLMAIVPQLFTSTDPQFCELGKSLAKPVPGHPFGFDRQGCDIYSRMIYGARASVAVGVLTTIAVVLIGTAIGSAAGYIGGFLDTLLSRLTDIFFAVPLVLAAIVVMQMFKESRSIITVVVVLALFGWTNIARITRGAVLSTKNEEFVTAARAVGASRWRILTTHVLPNSAAPIIVYATVALGTFIVAEATLSFLGIGLPPSIVSWGGDIAKAQASLRTQPMVLFYPAVALGLTVLSFIMMGDAVRDALDPKSRKR, from the coding sequence ATGCATAACAATAACTTTTCGCGTCGTGGCCAAGAGCATTTCGTTTCCAGCGTCGACGAAACCGGTCTGGGTGCTGTCGACGCCGTTGCTGATGAATCGGCACCAACCTCTATGTGGGGCGAAGCATGGACCTACTTACGACGCCGCCCTTTGTTCTGGGTTTCAGCAGCGTTGATCTTCCTCGCTTTGCTCATGGCAATCGTGCCGCAGCTTTTTACCTCCACTGATCCGCAGTTCTGTGAACTGGGAAAGTCGTTGGCAAAACCTGTACCTGGTCACCCCTTTGGTTTCGATCGTCAAGGTTGTGACATTTACTCCCGCATGATTTACGGCGCACGTGCGTCCGTTGCCGTAGGCGTGCTCACCACCATCGCAGTGGTGCTAATCGGCACCGCGATTGGTTCCGCAGCAGGCTATATCGGTGGTTTCTTGGACACCTTGCTGTCGCGCCTGACAGATATTTTCTTCGCGGTGCCTCTCGTGCTCGCCGCCATCGTTGTAATGCAGATGTTCAAAGAGTCTCGCTCCATCATCACTGTTGTCGTCGTGCTCGCTTTGTTCGGTTGGACCAACATTGCCCGCATTACTCGTGGTGCGGTGCTGTCCACTAAGAACGAAGAATTTGTTACAGCTGCTCGCGCTGTTGGTGCCTCGAGGTGGCGTATTCTCACCACTCACGTTCTTCCTAACTCCGCAGCACCCATCATTGTGTATGCAACCGTGGCATTGGGTACTTTCATCGTGGCAGAGGCAACCTTGTCCTTCCTAGGCATTGGCCTCCCACCGAGCATCGTGTCGTGGGGTGGCGACATCGCCAAGGCGCAAGCGTCGCTACGCACGCAGCCCATGGTGCTGTTCTATCCTGCCGTTGCCCTTGGCCTTACCGTCTTGAGTTTCATCATGATGGGCGACGCCGTCCGCGACGCCCTCGATCCAAAGTCTAGGAAGCGATAA
- a CDS encoding energy-coupling factor transporter transmembrane component T family protein: MNLLQATNPVTRVAALMLLTTPLLLSVDVVSAAVSLVLTIVLSPLAGVGVGTLLRRGFPLLIATPIAGISMALYGRPEGHEYFSFLFAHVTDNSLQLAAAIMVRVLAVGLPAIVLLAHIDPTELGDGLAQILRLPHRFVISAVASTRMISLFTRDWQSMRRARRVRGIDDSNRVRSSFSMVFGLLVLAVRRGSKLATAMEARGFGRKSERTWARESTVGAADAVLLLVCVAASTSAIVAAIVTGSFRFLGA; encoded by the coding sequence ATGAACCTTCTACAAGCCACCAACCCCGTCACCCGAGTAGCAGCACTCATGTTGTTGACCACCCCGCTATTACTCAGCGTCGATGTCGTGTCAGCGGCCGTATCTCTTGTCCTAACGATCGTGCTGTCACCACTTGCAGGTGTTGGCGTGGGCACGCTGCTGCGGCGCGGTTTCCCGCTTCTCATTGCTACCCCCATCGCGGGAATATCCATGGCGCTTTATGGTCGACCCGAAGGACACGAATACTTCTCGTTCCTTTTTGCCCACGTTACTGATAACTCCCTCCAGCTAGCCGCAGCGATCATGGTGCGTGTGCTGGCAGTAGGGCTTCCAGCGATAGTTCTTCTCGCACACATCGACCCCACCGAACTAGGAGATGGCCTCGCACAAATCCTTCGTCTGCCACATCGCTTTGTCATCTCGGCTGTCGCAAGCACCCGAATGATCAGCCTTTTTACTAGAGACTGGCAGTCGATGCGACGTGCGCGCCGGGTGCGCGGCATTGATGATTCGAATCGGGTTCGGTCAAGTTTTTCGATGGTGTTTGGCCTGTTGGTGCTCGCTGTTCGTCGCGGCTCCAAATTGGCGACAGCTATGGAGGCCCGTGGTTTTGGGCGCAAATCTGAGCGTACGTGGGCGCGGGAATCTACGGTGGGTGCCGCTGATGCGGTGTTGTTGCTGGTGTGCGTGGCGGCGTCGACAAGCGCGATCGTGGCGGCGATCGTGACAGGAAGTTTTAGGTTTCTCGGCGCATGA
- a CDS encoding dipeptide ABC transporter ATP-binding protein: MSEKNQQPLLEMRDVRIAFTSTTGTVEAVRGIDLTIYPGQSVAIVGESGSGKSTTAMSIIGLLPGTGKVTDGQIIFDGQDITTYSEKQMQELRGSHIGLVPQDPMSNLNPVWRIGTQVKESLKANNVVPGSQMDERVTQLLEEAGLPDAARRAKQYPHEFSGGMRQRALIGIGLAARPKLLIADEPTSALDVTVQKRILDHLENLTHELGTAVLFITHDLGLAAERAEHLVVMHRGRIVESGPSLDILRNPQHPYTRRLVKAAPSLASARIQSAQEKGVESSEILATEKKTDEEIIRVENLTKIFNVRGQRGDKAELKAVDDVSFSLKKGTTLALVGESGSGKSTVANMVLNLIDPTTGKVYYKGTDLSTLGKKELFDMRRKLQVVFQNPYGSLDPMYSIFRCIEEPLLVHKVGSRKEREKRVAELLDMVAMPRSAMRRYPNELSGGQRQRIAVARALALNPEVIVLDEAVSALDVLVQNQILQLLADLQQELDLSYLFITHDLAVVRQTADHVVVMQKGRVVEQGTTDELFLNAREDYTRDLINSVPGLGVELGTGENL, encoded by the coding sequence ATGTCTGAGAAAAATCAACAGCCGCTTCTAGAGATGCGTGATGTTCGCATCGCTTTTACTTCCACCACCGGAACCGTTGAAGCAGTCCGTGGAATTGATCTAACTATTTACCCAGGACAATCGGTCGCAATTGTTGGTGAATCTGGATCCGGTAAGTCCACTACGGCGATGTCCATCATCGGGTTGTTGCCAGGCACCGGCAAAGTGACCGATGGGCAGATCATTTTCGATGGCCAAGACATCACCACATACAGCGAAAAACAAATGCAGGAGTTACGTGGCTCCCACATTGGTTTGGTGCCACAGGACCCGATGAGCAATCTCAACCCTGTGTGGCGCATTGGCACGCAGGTGAAAGAATCCCTCAAAGCCAACAACGTGGTGCCGGGCTCCCAAATGGACGAGCGCGTAACCCAGTTATTGGAGGAGGCGGGGCTTCCCGACGCTGCCCGCCGCGCCAAGCAGTACCCTCATGAATTTTCTGGTGGTATGCGCCAGCGCGCCTTGATCGGTATCGGCCTGGCCGCACGTCCTAAGCTCTTGATTGCCGACGAGCCGACCTCTGCTCTCGACGTCACCGTGCAAAAGCGGATTTTGGACCACCTAGAAAATCTCACCCATGAGCTCGGTACCGCGGTGCTTTTCATTACCCACGACCTTGGCCTAGCTGCCGAGCGCGCAGAGCACCTCGTGGTCATGCACCGTGGTCGTATCGTGGAATCAGGCCCGTCGCTCGATATCTTGCGAAACCCTCAGCACCCCTACACCCGTCGACTGGTCAAAGCTGCACCATCACTGGCATCAGCGCGCATCCAATCTGCTCAAGAAAAGGGCGTTGAAAGCTCGGAGATCCTTGCAACGGAAAAGAAGACCGATGAGGAAATCATCCGCGTTGAAAACCTCACCAAGATCTTTAACGTTCGCGGCCAACGCGGTGACAAAGCTGAACTCAAAGCAGTTGATGACGTCAGCTTCAGCCTGAAAAAGGGCACCACATTGGCGCTGGTGGGTGAGTCCGGATCCGGAAAATCCACCGTGGCCAACATGGTGCTCAACCTCATCGATCCCACGACGGGCAAGGTCTATTACAAAGGCACCGATCTTTCCACACTAGGAAAGAAGGAGCTTTTCGACATGCGCCGCAAGCTCCAAGTAGTGTTCCAGAACCCTTATGGTTCTTTGGATCCGATGTATTCGATTTTCCGCTGTATCGAAGAGCCCCTCCTAGTGCACAAGGTGGGTAGTCGAAAAGAGCGGGAGAAGCGCGTAGCTGAGCTGCTTGATATGGTTGCTATGCCGCGCTCTGCGATGCGTCGCTACCCGAATGAGCTTTCCGGTGGTCAGCGCCAGCGGATCGCCGTCGCGCGAGCACTCGCATTGAACCCTGAGGTGATTGTGCTCGATGAGGCAGTTTCGGCTCTTGACGTTCTTGTTCAGAACCAGATTCTGCAGCTTCTGGCTGATCTCCAACAGGAGTTGGATTTGAGCTACTTGTTCATCACCCATGACCTTGCAGTTGTGCGTCAAACAGCGGATCATGTTGTCGTCATGCAAAAAGGTCGCGTAGTAGAGCAGGGCACTACCGACGAGCTGTTCCTCAATGCACGTGAGGATTACACCCGTGATCTGATCAACTCTGTTCCAGGTCTTGGCGTTGAGCTCGGTACGGGAGAAAACCTGTAA
- a CDS encoding S1 family peptidase, translated as MKKLRTLAVTLTAIAASTMATMPAQAVISPTPSHQVSLAYVSFDNMQCTGTLVSPTAVLTARHCLNGGLGHVRLGADHFTAVRAVAHPQADLAVLHLDRPAPIAPSAISGRHTQPGNRFGVAGYGSTFTGIPMAAAATMQRRVTDVPSPDRQAVMIENHISQGVLRPGDSGGPLLEGNHVIGVLSMSSASGRVGWYIPTAEHADWIAAAAGIPAPGSVDKPAPLVDATAFPTQEPSLASLSS; from the coding sequence ATGAAGAAACTTCGTACCCTAGCCGTAACCCTGACCGCAATCGCAGCATCAACCATGGCGACCATGCCAGCACAAGCAGTGATTAGTCCGACACCGTCACATCAAGTTTCGCTAGCGTACGTCAGTTTTGACAACATGCAGTGCACCGGCACACTCGTCAGCCCCACCGCCGTGCTCACAGCACGACACTGCCTCAACGGCGGCCTCGGCCACGTCCGACTCGGCGCCGATCACTTCACCGCCGTACGTGCCGTGGCACACCCCCAAGCAGACCTTGCCGTCCTCCACCTCGATCGCCCAGCGCCAATAGCGCCATCCGCAATCTCTGGACGTCACACCCAACCAGGTAACCGCTTCGGAGTTGCCGGCTACGGAAGCACCTTCACCGGCATCCCCATGGCAGCAGCTGCAACCATGCAACGCCGCGTCACCGACGTCCCCAGCCCCGACCGCCAAGCAGTCATGATCGAAAACCACATCAGCCAAGGTGTACTACGCCCAGGCGACTCTGGCGGCCCCCTCCTAGAGGGCAATCACGTCATAGGAGTACTCAGCATGAGCAGTGCATCCGGCCGCGTCGGCTGGTACATCCCCACCGCAGAACACGCCGACTGGATCGCGGCGGCAGCCGGAATCCCCGCACCGGGAAGCGTCGACAAGCCCGCTCCGCTCGTCGACGCCACAGCCTTCCCGACGCAAGAGCCAAGCCTCGCTAGCCTATCCTCCTAG
- a CDS encoding DUF402 domain-containing protein has protein sequence MTDLHPVKEETFNITAMNNIDPKGFHRDVDTYSETEFGLYMARGANHPRFGYLESWLLPEINLRANIFHFRDGIDEHQDFYFDIAEISHDGHTWHTRDLYVDLISVVGEPVRVDDTDELAAATSAGLITAEDAEKAIDATLLAVDGITRHNDDPMAWLAAMGYPLTWAKNITLKEAE, from the coding sequence ATGACAGACCTACATCCAGTCAAAGAAGAAACCTTTAACATCACGGCGATGAACAACATCGACCCCAAAGGTTTTCACCGCGATGTAGACACTTACTCCGAAACCGAATTCGGCCTCTATATGGCCCGCGGCGCCAACCACCCGCGCTTCGGATACCTCGAATCTTGGCTTCTGCCCGAGATCAACCTACGGGCCAACATCTTCCACTTCCGCGACGGCATCGACGAACACCAAGACTTCTACTTCGACATCGCCGAAATCAGCCACGACGGCCATACGTGGCACACCCGTGACCTCTACGTCGACCTCATCAGCGTAGTAGGCGAACCAGTACGCGTCGACGACACCGACGAACTCGCCGCCGCCACCTCAGCAGGGCTTATCACCGCAGAAGACGCCGAAAAAGCCATCGATGCCACCCTCCTAGCCGTCGACGGCATCACACGCCATAACGACGACCCCATGGCATGGCTCGCCGCTATGGGATACCCACTAACATGGGCAAAAAACATCACGCTTAAGGAGGCCGAATGA
- a CDS encoding peptide ABC transporter substrate-binding protein, producing MTLKKTLAVGMTAALALGLTACSSDSSSGSTGGSGDNYVLANGSEPQNPLIPANTNEVGGGRVVDIIYGGLVYYDTEGKAHNEQAESIELEGDRIYKITLKDGLKFSDGTPIKAENFVKTWNYAVANDQLNASFFEGIKGFKEGVKELEGLKVVDDKTFTVELDQPESDFPSRLGYSAFFALPDVAFDDMAAFGENPVSSGPYKLAEWNHNESLTIVPNEEYQGDRKAKNDGVKFVFYASQDAAYSDLLAGNLDVLDQVPDSAFATYKDELGDRAVNQPAAVFQSFTIPEKLEHFSGEEGALRRAAISHAINREEITKTIFQDTRTPAKDFSSPVVDGYKEGLKGSEVVKFDSAKAKELWAQADKISKFTGEFTIAYNSDGGHQSWVDAVANQLKNNLGIAASGKPYPDFKSLRDEVTNHTITGAFRTGWQGDYPLLGNFLQPLYATNASSNDGQYSNPAFDAKLEEAAGAKSVEEGLKLYQEAEEILFKDLPAIPLWYANVNGGSSDKVSNVTFNWKSVAAYEQITKG from the coding sequence ATGACGCTAAAGAAGACTCTCGCCGTCGGCATGACCGCGGCACTAGCTCTAGGCCTGACTGCCTGCTCTTCGGATTCCTCATCCGGAAGCACTGGCGGTTCGGGTGACAATTATGTTTTGGCAAACGGATCAGAGCCACAAAACCCTCTGATTCCGGCCAATACGAACGAGGTCGGCGGTGGCCGAGTCGTTGACATCATCTATGGCGGTCTGGTCTATTACGACACCGAGGGCAAAGCGCACAACGAGCAAGCAGAATCCATCGAACTCGAAGGCGATCGTATCTACAAGATCACCTTGAAAGATGGCCTGAAGTTCTCCGACGGTACCCCAATCAAGGCAGAGAACTTTGTTAAGACGTGGAACTATGCCGTCGCTAACGATCAACTCAACGCTTCCTTCTTTGAAGGCATCAAAGGCTTTAAAGAAGGTGTCAAGGAGCTCGAAGGCCTCAAGGTAGTAGACGACAAGACCTTCACTGTCGAACTTGATCAGCCAGAATCCGACTTCCCATCCCGCCTAGGTTACTCTGCCTTCTTCGCGCTACCAGATGTAGCTTTTGACGATATGGCAGCATTTGGCGAAAACCCTGTGTCCTCCGGTCCTTACAAGTTAGCGGAGTGGAACCACAACGAGTCCTTGACCATCGTTCCTAACGAGGAATACCAGGGCGATCGCAAAGCGAAAAACGATGGTGTGAAGTTTGTCTTCTATGCATCCCAAGACGCTGCATACTCCGACCTGCTCGCAGGCAATTTGGATGTTCTCGACCAAGTTCCAGACTCCGCATTTGCCACCTATAAGGATGAGCTAGGCGATCGTGCGGTTAACCAGCCAGCTGCTGTCTTCCAGTCCTTTACCATCCCAGAAAAGCTGGAACACTTCTCTGGTGAAGAAGGTGCACTGCGTCGCGCAGCAATCTCTCACGCAATTAACCGTGAAGAAATCACCAAGACGATCTTCCAAGACACCCGCACCCCAGCTAAGGACTTCTCCTCGCCAGTCGTTGACGGCTACAAGGAAGGCCTGAAGGGCTCTGAGGTAGTCAAGTTTGATTCCGCAAAGGCAAAGGAACTGTGGGCTCAAGCTGACAAGATCTCCAAGTTCACCGGAGAGTTCACCATTGCCTATAACTCTGATGGTGGCCACCAGTCGTGGGTTGATGCAGTAGCAAACCAGCTCAAGAACAACCTCGGTATCGCAGCAAGCGGTAAGCCATACCCAGACTTCAAGTCGCTTCGCGACGAAGTCACTAACCACACCATTACCGGAGCATTCCGTACCGGCTGGCAGGGTGACTACCCACTGCTCGGCAACTTCTTGCAGCCTCTTTACGCTACAAACGCAAGCTCCAACGATGGTCAGTACAGCAATCCTGCATTTGACGCCAAGCTAGAAGAAGCCGCAGGCGCTAAGTCTGTTGAAGAAGGCCTCAAGCTCTACCAAGAAGCAGAAGAAATCCTCTTCAAAGATCTCCCAGCTATCCCACTGTGGTACGCAAACGTCAACGGTGGCTCTTCTGACAAAGTCTCCAACGTGACCTTCAACTGGAAGTCCGTTGCAGCATACGAACAGATCACCAAGGGATAA
- a CDS encoding ATP-binding cassette domain-containing protein: protein MLELQNVKVRRSGKLLLDVPSLKIDSRATLLLGVNGAGKSTLLSILAGRLAPSAGRVNGSKSVISVEQQFKPIIGFTCVEYCAYVGWLGGQAWSVARQKASYWLEFVGIEHLMHQRCEKLSGGERSRLAIATALNSGADMLLLDEPSAALDPVSKQAISDLYCQIVEYGQSLLVSTHDSADLKFPFERVIVLDAGQIRFDGSCAEFQDLSLQQGDSPAHILSKAFKKRERR, encoded by the coding sequence ATGCTTGAGCTTCAGAATGTCAAAGTTAGACGCTCCGGAAAGCTTTTACTCGATGTACCATCGTTAAAGATCGATTCTCGTGCCACACTTTTATTGGGGGTAAACGGCGCAGGAAAATCAACACTTCTATCAATTTTGGCAGGGCGTTTAGCACCTTCTGCGGGGCGTGTAAACGGATCTAAATCGGTTATTAGCGTGGAGCAGCAATTTAAACCCATCATTGGTTTTACGTGTGTTGAATACTGTGCATATGTTGGCTGGTTGGGTGGACAAGCTTGGTCAGTTGCACGTCAAAAGGCGTCATACTGGCTTGAGTTTGTTGGAATTGAACATCTAATGCATCAGCGTTGTGAAAAACTAAGCGGTGGTGAACGTTCGCGCTTAGCCATTGCTACCGCACTAAACTCCGGTGCCGATATGTTGCTTTTGGATGAACCCAGCGCTGCATTAGATCCAGTGAGTAAGCAAGCGATTAGCGACTTATATTGTCAAATAGTCGAATATGGACAATCGTTATTGGTATCAACTCACGATAGCGCTGATTTGAAGTTCCCGTTTGAGCGCGTGATCGTTCTCGATGCTGGTCAAATCCGATTTGATGGCTCATGTGCTGAGTTTCAAGATCTGTCGTTGCAGCAAGGAGATTCTCCAGCTCATATACTTTCTAAAGCATTCAAGAAAAGGGAGCGTAGGTAG
- a CDS encoding ABC transporter permease encodes MLRYIGRRLLQMIPVFFGATLLLYALVFLMPGDPVAALGGDRGLTEAARARISAEYNLDKPFLVQYLLYIKGIFQLDFGTTFSGRPVAEAMAHAFPVTIKLAVMALIFEAVFGVIFGVIAGMRRGGIFDSTVLVLSLLVIAVPSFVIGFVFQFFVGVKWGLLPVTVGSNVSVKSLLMPAIVLGALSFAYVVRLTRQSVSENLTADYVRTARAKGLKGSTVTMRHVLRNSLIPVATYLGADLGALMAGAIVTEGIFGINGVGGTMYHAILKGEPTTVVSFTTVLVIVYIIANLVVDLIYALLDPRIRYA; translated from the coding sequence ATGTTGCGTTATATCGGGCGCCGATTGCTCCAAATGATCCCCGTGTTCTTTGGTGCAACCCTTTTGCTCTACGCACTCGTCTTCTTGATGCCTGGCGATCCAGTGGCCGCCCTCGGCGGCGACAGAGGCCTAACCGAAGCAGCCCGCGCTCGCATCTCAGCCGAGTACAACTTGGACAAACCCTTCCTCGTTCAATACCTGCTCTACATCAAGGGTATTTTTCAGCTGGACTTTGGTACTACATTTTCCGGCCGCCCAGTTGCAGAAGCAATGGCTCATGCATTTCCTGTGACTATCAAGTTAGCTGTCATGGCACTGATCTTTGAAGCTGTGTTCGGTGTTATTTTTGGTGTGATCGCCGGTATGCGTCGCGGTGGCATATTTGACTCCACCGTTTTGGTCCTCTCGCTTCTCGTTATTGCAGTGCCTTCCTTCGTGATTGGCTTTGTTTTCCAGTTCTTTGTGGGAGTGAAGTGGGGATTACTCCCTGTAACTGTTGGTTCAAATGTCTCGGTGAAGTCGCTTCTTATGCCCGCCATCGTATTGGGTGCGTTGTCTTTTGCCTATGTTGTTCGTTTGACTAGGCAGTCCGTATCGGAAAATCTCACTGCTGATTATGTTCGCACTGCGCGAGCTAAAGGCTTGAAGGGGTCGACCGTGACGATGCGCCATGTGCTGCGTAACTCGTTGATTCCAGTGGCCACATATTTGGGTGCTGACCTAGGCGCCTTGATGGCCGGTGCGATCGTGACTGAGGGCATATTCGGCATTAACGGTGTTGGTGGAACTATGTACCACGCCATTTTGAAGGGTGAACCTACTACGGTGGTGTCATTTACCACCGTTCTCGTGATCGTCTACATCATCGCCAACTTGGTCGTGGACTTAATCTACGCCCTGCTTGACCCAAGGATCCGCTATGCATAA